Proteins found in one Paenibacillus borealis genomic segment:
- a CDS encoding glycoside hydrolase family 43 protein yields the protein MTRLPKQNEPLVTHIYTADPSAHVYEGKIYIYPSHDLDHDGPDNDNGDQYAMEDYHILSLENFESPVVDHGQALHLDQIPWASKQLWAPDAAYKNNTYYLFFPARDHDGIFRIGVATSASPAGPFDPQPDYIAGSYSIDPAVLVDDDNRAYIYFGGLWGGQLEKWQTGTFVPDAEGPALDAPAIGPRVALLSEDMLSFQEQPAEISIVDEDGNPILAGDEQRRYFEGPWVHKYNGTYYLSYSTGTQHTLVYAVSQNPMGPFTFKGEILSPVVGWTTHHSIVEFEDKWYLFYHDSSLSGGVNHKRSVKYTELKYNEDGTIKKINPYPASAESAE from the coding sequence ATGACACGTTTGCCAAAACAAAATGAACCGCTCGTTACCCACATCTATACTGCGGACCCGTCCGCCCATGTCTATGAAGGGAAAATCTACATTTATCCTTCGCATGATCTGGATCATGACGGACCGGATAATGATAACGGGGACCAGTATGCCATGGAAGATTATCATATTCTGTCGCTGGAGAACTTTGAGTCGCCGGTAGTGGATCACGGCCAGGCGCTTCATCTGGATCAGATCCCCTGGGCCTCCAAGCAGCTCTGGGCTCCGGACGCAGCCTATAAGAACAATACCTATTATCTGTTCTTCCCGGCCCGTGACCACGACGGAATATTCCGGATTGGGGTGGCAACCTCTGCTTCACCGGCAGGCCCGTTTGACCCGCAGCCCGATTACATCGCCGGCAGCTATAGTATAGATCCGGCTGTATTGGTGGATGACGATAACAGGGCATATATCTACTTTGGCGGCCTTTGGGGAGGCCAGCTGGAGAAATGGCAGACAGGCACATTCGTGCCGGATGCGGAGGGACCTGCTCTGGATGCGCCGGCGATTGGACCGCGTGTGGCTCTGCTGAGCGAAGATATGCTGTCTTTTCAGGAGCAGCCTGCAGAGATTTCGATTGTGGATGAAGACGGTAACCCGATTCTTGCCGGTGATGAGCAGCGGAGATATTTCGAGGGGCCATGGGTTCACAAGTACAACGGTACTTACTACCTCTCTTATTCGACAGGAACACAACACACGCTGGTATATGCCGTCAGCCAGAATCCTATGGGGCCGTTTACCTTCAAGGGCGAGATTCTGTCTCCGGTCGTTGGCTGGACTACCCATCATTCGATTGTTGAGTTTGAAGACAAGTGGTACCTGTTCTATCACGACAGCTCGTTGTCGGGCGGCGTGAATCATAAGCGCAGCGTGAAATATACCGAGCTTAAATATAATGAAGACGGAACGATTAAGAAGATTAATCCTTATCCGGCCTCTGCTGAATCTGCGGAGTAA
- a CDS encoding glycoside hydrolase family 43 protein, with amino-acid sequence MHSTNVRNPVIPGYYPDPSVVRVNDDYYLINSSFEYFPGVPIFHSKDLIHWTQIGHVLTRQSQVDLRTSGSSDGIYAATIRHHAGRFYMITTDVRGIGNFFVTADKPEGPWSEPVLLPYGGIDPSLFFDEVGRAYVTVQNGAGYESHIIQYGIDPVSGEVLSEPVEIWRGDEGPWVEGPHLYKIKGVYYLMTASGGTARDHREIIARSSNPYGPFEDKPEPILTHRGLKEHPVQCLGHADLVEDMSGNWWAVFLGMRPVDGKYSPLGRETFLAPVTWTEEGWPVIDNNEGTVVSAEDAGPDDRVQRLELGGSFGPEWAFLRSYEEERYSWTEQEGKLAIRGNAYTLDDEAPAVFACIRQKHHRMETGVNLDFDPAKDGEYAGLAARLNNRGYIFWGLAGREGRRVIELTVKDGDHKQVYHYAAGSSGEVRLRLGSDGEVYTCSYSEDGVSWQEAEQQVHVSVLSPEVNGGFTGVCLGLHASGEGMDAAAPGYFAEFYYTNTKGDVL; translated from the coding sequence ATGCACTCAACAAATGTCAGGAATCCTGTGATCCCGGGCTACTATCCAGATCCCAGTGTAGTCCGCGTAAATGATGATTATTATTTGATTAACAGCTCTTTTGAGTATTTCCCTGGCGTCCCTATCTTCCATAGCAAGGATCTCATTCACTGGACGCAGATAGGGCATGTATTGACCCGGCAATCCCAGGTGGATCTGCGGACAAGCGGCAGCTCTGACGGTATATACGCCGCTACGATACGCCATCATGCGGGCCGCTTCTATATGATCACTACGGATGTGCGGGGGATCGGTAATTTCTTCGTGACGGCGGACAAGCCGGAAGGTCCCTGGTCGGAGCCGGTTCTGCTGCCTTACGGGGGAATCGATCCGTCCCTGTTCTTCGATGAGGTTGGGCGCGCTTACGTGACTGTGCAGAATGGAGCCGGCTATGAATCCCATATTATCCAGTACGGGATTGATCCGGTGTCCGGTGAAGTGCTGTCGGAGCCTGTGGAGATCTGGCGGGGGGATGAGGGTCCATGGGTAGAAGGGCCGCATCTGTACAAAATCAAGGGCGTCTACTACCTGATGACGGCATCAGGCGGCACCGCCCGGGATCACCGGGAGATCATTGCCCGCAGCAGCAACCCTTACGGGCCGTTTGAGGATAAGCCTGAACCTATACTTACCCACCGCGGGCTGAAGGAGCATCCGGTTCAATGCCTGGGTCATGCGGATCTGGTGGAGGATATGTCGGGGAATTGGTGGGCCGTGTTTCTGGGCATGCGTCCGGTGGACGGTAAATACTCTCCGCTGGGCAGAGAGACCTTCCTGGCTCCGGTGACCTGGACGGAAGAGGGCTGGCCGGTGATTGACAACAATGAAGGAACAGTGGTCTCCGCTGAGGATGCAGGCCCGGACGACCGTGTTCAGCGGTTGGAGCTGGGCGGCAGCTTCGGGCCGGAATGGGCTTTTCTCCGCAGCTATGAGGAGGAAAGGTATTCCTGGACAGAGCAGGAGGGTAAACTTGCCATCCGGGGGAATGCCTATACGCTGGATGACGAGGCGCCGGCAGTGTTTGCCTGTATCCGCCAGAAGCATCACCGGATGGAGACGGGCGTTAATCTTGATTTTGATCCCGCGAAGGATGGGGAGTATGCCGGATTGGCCGCCCGCCTGAATAACCGGGGATACATCTTCTGGGGACTTGCCGGCAGGGAAGGCAGACGCGTAATTGAGCTTACCGTCAAAGACGGGGATCATAAGCAGGTGTACCATTACGCAGCAGGTAGCTCCGGGGAGGTCCGGCTCCGCCTTGGTTCGGACGGTGAAGTCTATACCTGCTCGTATTCGGAGGATGGGGTATCCTGGCAGGAAGCAGAGCAGCAGGTCCATGTATCTGTTCTGTCACCTGAGGTGAACGGCGGGTTCACCGGGGTCTGCCTGGGACTTCACGCCTCGGGAGAGGGGATGGATGCTGCGGCTCCAGGTTATTTTGCCGAATTCTATTACACAAATACCAAAGGAGATGTCCTATGA